AAATGTTCTGGAAAAAAGTTCACGCGGCGATCATGAAGAAAGATTATCCCGCCGTATCAAAGTACATTGAATTTCCCCTCGTCGTTAAAAAAAGCCTCTCGGATACGGCTGTTTCCACCGTTGGCGCCCAGGAATTCGCGGTTTTCTTCAGCAATTACCTCGACATGCCCGCGCGCGACAGCTTCATCAACAAGTACGGACTTCTGAAATCCCGCCGCGATCTGAGCGAGGACGACAAGTCCATGATTTCTGAAGATGCAGCCACCATGGAAGATTTTGAGTTCCAGAAAACCGACGGGCAGTGGAAGCTGGTATACGTGTATGCCACGCTGCCGGAGTAATCTTTCCCTTTTTTCACATATAAAATAAATCGCTATCGAGAAATTTTACGCGGCATCTGATATTTTTTGAAGGGAAAAAACAATTATTCCCTTAATTTTGCACGATTTTTTTGTGCGTTTAAAACGCATGGAAAGTCGGATGGTTTTTCATTAAAAACAGCTAATAACGAAGATGCCCAAAGACACATCAATCAAATCGGTCCTCATTATCGGTTCCGGTCCCATTATTATCGGTCAGGCTTGCGAATTTGACTATTCCGGCTCCCAGGCGGCCCGCTCCCTGCGGGAAGAAGGGATCAAGGTAATACTCATCAACTCCAATCCGGCCACGATCATGACCGACCCCATGATGGCCGACAAGGTTTATCTGTTGCCGCTCACCGTCGAAAGTATTGAGCAGATCCTGGAAGAGAACGATATCGACGCGGTACTTCCCACCATGGGTGGCCAGACGGCACTCAACCTCTGTAAAGAAGTGGATGAGCTGGGTATCTGGGAGAAGTTCAACGTGCGCCTCATCGGGGTGGATATCAAAGCAATCGACAAAGCTGAAGACCGTGAGCAGTTCCGCCAGTGGATGATCCGGATCGGCATTCCCGTGGCGCCCGCCCGCACCGCCAACTCCCTCCTTGAAGGCAAGGAATTTGCCCAGGAAATCGGATTCCCCCTCGTTATCCGCCCCAGCTTCACCCTCGGTGGCACCGGCGGCGGTTTCGTGCACGATAAGGACGAGCTCGACGAAAAGCTCGACCGCGGCCTGAAAGCCTCCCCCGTTCACGAAGTACTCGTGGAAAAAGCAGTACTCGGCTGGAAGGAATACGAACTGGAGCTCCTGCGTGATATGAACGATAACGTGGTGATCATCTGTACGGTAGAGAACCTCGACCCCATGGGCGTGCATACCGGCGATTCCATCACCGTGGCCCCGGCCATGACGCTTTCCGATACGGCGTTCCAGGATATGCGCAATAAAGCCATCATGATGATGCGCGACCTTGGCAACTTCGCCGGCGGTTGTAACGTGCAGTTCGCAATGAACCCCGAGAACGAAGAGCTCATCGCCATCGAAATCAATCCCCGCGTTTCCCGCTCCTCCGCCCTCGCTTCCAAAGCAACCGGCTACCCCATCGCGAAGATCGCTTCCAAACTCGCCATCGGATACTCACTCGACGAACTGGAAAATCAGATCACCCGCACCACCTCCGCCTACTTCGAGCCCGCGCTCGACTACGTCATAGTTAAAATGCCGCGCTGGAACTTCGATAAGTTCAAAGGCGCCGACGATACCCTCGGTCTCCAGATGAAATCCGTAGGTGAGGTAATGTCCATCGGCCGCACCTTCACCGAAGCCATCCAGAAAGCCTGCCAGTCGCTCGAAAACGACGCTGTCGGCCTCGGCTACTACGGCAAATCCCTCATGAAGAGCGACGCATTGCTGGAAAAACTGAAGCGCCCTACCTGGGACCGTATCTTCCGCATCAAAGACGCCCTCATGGAAGGCGTTTCCGTAAAATCCATCCACCAGGCCACCCAGATCGATCGCTGGTTCCTCCACCAGATCAACGACATCGTGACCCTGGAAAAACAACTGGTCGAACACGATCTCGACTCCGTACCCCTGCACATGCTGCGCGAAGCCAAACAAATGGGCTTCTCCGACAAACAGCTTGCCCTCATCTTCACCAACTGCGAAGAAGAAGAAGTGTACGAAAAACGCAAAGCCGCCGGTATCACCCGCACCTATAAAATGGTGGATACCTGCGCCGCGGAGTTCGAAGCGAAAACACCTTACTTCTACTCCACTTTCGATACCGAAAACGAATCCATCCCCTCCGACAGGAAGAAAGTGATCGTACTCGGATCCGGCCCCAACCGTATCGGCCAGGGCATCGAGTTCGACTACTGCTGCACCCACGGCCTCCAGGCCATCCAGGAAGCAGGGTACGAAGCCATCATGGTGAACTGTAACCCCGAAACCGTGTCCACCGACTTCGATATGGCCGACAAGCTGTATTTCGAGCCCGTGTACTGGGAGCACCTCTGGGAAATCATCGAACTGGAAAAACCCGAAGGCGTAATTGTGCAGCTGGGCGGACAAACCGCGCTGAAGCTCGCCAAACGCCTCACCGAGAAAGGCATCCGCATCATCGGCACGTCTTTCGACAATATGGACATCGCTGAGGACCGCGGCCGTTTCTCCGACCTGTTGAAAGATCTCGGCATCCCGTATCCCAAATACGGTACCGCATATAATACCGACGACGCCATCGACGTGGCCAAGGAAGTAGGATACCCCGTGCTCGTGCGCCCGTCGTACGTACTCGGCGGACAGCGCATGCGGATCGTGATCAACGAAGAAGAACTGGAGCAATCGGTGCTCAGCCTGTTGAAACACCTGCCCGGCAATAAAATCCTCATCGACCACTTCCTGGACCGCTGCCAGGAAGCCGAGATCGACGCGATCTTCGACGGGGAGAATTTCCATGTGATGGGCGTGATGGAACACATCGAGCCCGCCGGTATCCACTCCGGAGACTCCAACGCCGTGCTGCCTGCGTTCAACCTCAGCGGTATGGTCGTGACCACGATGGAATATTACGCCGAGAAGATCGCCCGCGCGCTCGATATCCGCGGCCTGATCAACATCCAGTTTGCGATTAAAGATGGCAACGTGTTCGTGATCGAAGCGAATCCCCGCGCTTCCCGCACCACGCCATTCATCGCAAAGGCATACCAGGTGCCGTACCTCAACATCGCCACCAAAGTGATGCTTGGCGTGAACAAGCTCACCGACTTCACGATCAATAAGAACCTCACGGGTTACGCGATCAAGGAACCGGTGTTCTCCTTTAACAAGTTCCCGGGTGTGAACAAGGAACTGGGCCCCGAGATGAAGTCTACCGGCGAAGCCATCCGTTTCATCAAAGACCTCCGCGACCCTTACTTCCGGACGCTTTACAAGGAAAGAAGCATGCACCTCAGCAAATAGGGTCATGTGAAAATAACTGCAACCGCACCAGTCAAATGGTGCGGTTTTTTTGTGCTTGCAATCTCCGGTTTTCGGAGATTTCCGATTTGTCCGATTCCCCATGACAGTTTAAATTGCCATCGACCATTGTTTGTAACCAAATGAAAAACCAAACCTGGAAAGCGGCTCCTTTTCTGCGCCTGTTACCGTTCCTGGCTGCAGGCGCTTTCGCCGGAACTTACTTCCCGCTGATGCCGTGGATGCTCATGACGATCTGCCTGCCATGCTGGTTGCTACCAGCAGTGTTGCCGTTGCGTGCTCGTTTCGCGGTGCGGCATGTGCAGGGAGCGGGCGTGTCGGGAATGATTTTTTGTGTGGGAATGATGATGCCCGCCGTAACGGATATTCGCCGGAGCCCGCAGTGGGTGGGGCATCTGGGCGGCGACTCGTTGAACATGGTGCTGGTGCTGACGGAGGATCCCCAACCGAGGAGCCGCTCCTGGAAAGCCGAATGCCGGATCGAAAGCGTGGGGAAAGCGGGTGAAATGAGATCCGCGAAAGGCAATATCATCGTGTATTTCGCGTCGGACCCGGGAATTGCCGCCGGTAAGAGAATCTTCGCCCGCGCCCGGGCGGAACCGATTCGCAATGCGGGCAACCCCGGCGCGTACGATTACACGGCGTACTGCGAAAGGAAAGGACTGTTTCACCGCGCGTTTCTGTCGGATGCCCAATGGCAGCGCCTGCCGGGAAACGGTTTTTCGGTCATGGAACAATGGCTGCACAATGCGCATGCGTATACGTTGCGCACGCTGCAGCGCCACATTCCCGGAAAGGAGCGCGCGGGCATTGCGGAAGCCTTGCTGGTAGGGTATCGCGCGCATCTCGATGCCGAAGTTGTTCGTGACTATACGAATACCGGCGTGGTCCACATTATCGCGATCTCCGGCCTCCACCTGGGATTGATCTACCTGGGAGGCGTTCAGCTGTTGCGATGGCTGCCGAACCGGCGATGGCCCAATGTTTTGCGCGCGCTGTTGCTGGTCGGGGTGTTGTGGTTTTTCTCCCTGCTCACCGGGGCTTCCGCGTCTGTACTTCGTTCAGCCGTGATGTTTACCGCGATCGCGGCGGGGAGTTTCCTGATCAGCCGGCATGTATCGTCTCACAATAATCTCGCGGCGGCGGCATTTTTACTGCTGGCGGCAAATCCCCGGTTCCTGGGAGACGCCGGATTTCAGTTGTCGTTTTTCGCAGTGGCGGGTATACAAATTTGTTACCGTCCGCTTTATTGCTGTTGGGCGCCACCCTGGTCCTGGCTCGACAAAATCTGGCAACTGGCCGCCGTTTCGCTGGCGGCCCAGGCGTTCACGTTGCCCGTTTGCCTGTATTATTTCCGTCAGTTCCCGGTGTACTTCCTGCCGGCCAACCTGGTAGCCGTGCCGTGGAGCACGCTGTTGCTGTACGGGGAATTGCTGCTCATGGCGGTTTCGTGGTGGGATGCGGGCGCAGAATGGGTGGGATGGGCCCTGGGGTGGGGGATAGAAGGGATGAACATCGTGATCGCCTGGCTGGGCGATCTGCCGGGCGCAGTTTGGAGCCACATCCGGATCACGCTCGCGGAAACCTGCGTGTTATATGGGGTTATCGTGGCGGCCGTTGCAGCGGGGCTTCTGAAAAGCCGGCGGTGGTTCCTGGGAATGGGGGTATTGATGGCAGCGTGGTCGGCGATGCACGCCTTCGAGAAGATAAAGTCCTCCGCGCAGCGGCGCTTCGTTATCCTGAATGTTCCGAAAGCCACAGTGGTGGGGTATGTGGAAGGAAGGGACAGTTTTTGGTATGGAGACAGCACGGTGCCATCCGTTAATGCCTTGCAGGGCGCGGAATGGTATTGGAATTTGCGCTCCTTTTCGTTGACCCCGCCGCGTAGATTGATGTGCCTGGGCGGGAAGCGCCTTTTGATCCTCGACAGCAAGCTCCCCGCTAAGCCGCCTCCCGTAAAAATTAAAATCGATTATATTTTATTGTCACATAAAGCGAATGTCAATATCAGTCGGTTGGAGGAATATTTTACATATGAGTTATTGATTTTTGACGCTTCGTTGCCGCCTTTCCGGTTACAGGAATGGAAAAATGCGTGTAACGAACTAACTTTGCGCAACTTTTCGGTTCCTGACGAAGGGGCCTTAGTTGTAAATCTCTAATTAAAACTGTGCATGCAGAAGCAAATCAAATCCGCTTTGATCTCCGTGTTCTATAAGGACAACCTGGAGAGTATCGTCAAAGCATTGGGCCAGCAGGGCGTAACCATTTATTCCACCGGCGGAACGCAGAAGTTCATCGAGGATCTCGGTGTGAAATGCGTAGCGGTGGAAGACCTGACCGCGTATCCGTCCATCCTCGGCGGCCGCGTGAAAACCCTTCACCCGAAAGTATTTGGTGGCATCCTCGCCCGCAGGGAGAACCCCCAGGACCTGGAGCAACTCGCCCAGTACGAGATCCCCGAGATCGACCTCGTAATCGTAGATCTCTACCCCTTCGAAGAAACCGTGAAAAGCACGACCGAAGAGCAGTCCATCATCGAGAAGATCGATATTGGCGGCGTTTCCCTCATCCGTGCTGCCGGCAAAAACTATAAAGACGTGGTGATCGTGGCATCCAAAGACCAGTATGGTGCGCTTGAGCAGGTGCTGGTGGAAGGCAAAGGCGCCACCACGCTCGATCAGCGCCGCGGTTTCGCCGCCAAAGCGTTCGAAGTATGCGCCCATTACGATGTGGCCATCGCTTCCTGGTGGATGCGTAACGAAGAGCAGAAGGATTACTTCCAGCTGTCGGCCCCCCTGGGCCAGGTTTGCCGCTACGGCGAAAACCCCCACCAGAAGGGCGTTTTCTACGGCAATCTCAACGATCTGTTAGAAAAGCTCCACGGCAAGGAGCTTTCCTATAACAACCTGGTAGACGTGGACGCAGCCGTTCAGCTGATCGCCGAATTCACTGAAACCACCTTCGCCGTAATCAAACACACCAACGTGTGCGGCATCGCCAGCCGGGCCACCCTTTCGGAAGCATGGGAAGCAGCCCTCGCCGGCGACAAGGAATCCGCATTCGGCGGCGTACTCGCCTGCAACAAGGTGGTAGACGCCGCTACGGCGCAATCCATCAACGAAATCTTCTTCGAAATCCTCATCGCCCCCGGCTTTGAGCCCGCAGCCCTGGAAATCCTCCAGGCCAAGAAGAACCGCATCCTCCTCCTGCAGAAACAACCCCTGAAAACCCCCAGCATGTTCAAAAATGTGCTCGGCGGTGTGCTTGTGCAGGACAACGACGCAGGCAGCTACAAAGAATGGAACGATACCGGCGCTCAACCCGCCACCGACGCACAACGCGCCGACCTGGAGTTTGCCAACATCGTTTGCAAACACCTGAAATCTAACGCCATCGCACTGGTGAAAGACCGTCAGCTCGTAGGTAAAGGCTGCGGCCAGACCTCCCGTATCGATGCGCTTCGCCATGCCATCGAAAAAGCGAAGCAATTCAACTTCAGCCTGCAAGGCGCCGCTATGGCTTCCGACGCGTTCTTCCCCTTCGATGATTGCGTGCGCATCGCCCACGCCGAAGGCATCAACGCGGTTATCCAGCCCGGCGGTTCCATCCGCGACGCCGATTCCATCAACTTCGCCAAAGAAAATGGCATGGTGATGATCGTGACCGGCATGCGCCATTTCCGCCACTAATCCGGAAGCTAAATATCTTCATACGCAAAAGGCCGCCTATTCAGGGCGGCCTTTGCTATTTGCCGGCCCTTGCGCATCCGGGTAAGCTCTTATTATTCCCAAGCATGCTTGCCAAACCCGGCAAGTCCAAGACCGCAGTCTATCTGATACTAACTCCCTGCAAGGATATAGCGGGGAAAATGTACATATATCCCACCTTTATCCCACCCATATCTTACCCATGTATTACCTCCTTATAAGGGTAGCTTATGGGTGGGATATGGGTGGGACAAGGGTAAGATATGGGTAAGATATCCCTGCAGCAGGGTTACTATCATACTATCGCATAACCAAGGAATTCCCGGCGAAACAACCTTGGAATTTCCCGGGGGATATGATCACGGGCACCAATAATTTTGTACTATTGCCCCAAGCAAATGCCCTTTTTACAGCAACATACTAGGAAGGAAGCCGATGACGCCGCACTGGTCCGGGAGTACAAAGAAACCGGACAATTGGAGGTATTGGCGGCCCTATATGAACGGTATATGGACCTCGTATACGGTATTTGCCTCAAATACCTGGACGACGACAGCGCCAAAGACGCCGTCATGCAGATATTCGAGGAGTTGATTGCTAAAGTGAAACAGCATGAAATTCAAAGCTTTAGGGGCTGGCTGCACG
Above is a genomic segment from Chitinophaga pollutisoli containing:
- the carB gene encoding carbamoyl-phosphate synthase large subunit; translated protein: MPKDTSIKSVLIIGSGPIIIGQACEFDYSGSQAARSLREEGIKVILINSNPATIMTDPMMADKVYLLPLTVESIEQILEENDIDAVLPTMGGQTALNLCKEVDELGIWEKFNVRLIGVDIKAIDKAEDREQFRQWMIRIGIPVAPARTANSLLEGKEFAQEIGFPLVIRPSFTLGGTGGGFVHDKDELDEKLDRGLKASPVHEVLVEKAVLGWKEYELELLRDMNDNVVIICTVENLDPMGVHTGDSITVAPAMTLSDTAFQDMRNKAIMMMRDLGNFAGGCNVQFAMNPENEELIAIEINPRVSRSSALASKATGYPIAKIASKLAIGYSLDELENQITRTTSAYFEPALDYVIVKMPRWNFDKFKGADDTLGLQMKSVGEVMSIGRTFTEAIQKACQSLENDAVGLGYYGKSLMKSDALLEKLKRPTWDRIFRIKDALMEGVSVKSIHQATQIDRWFLHQINDIVTLEKQLVEHDLDSVPLHMLREAKQMGFSDKQLALIFTNCEEEEVYEKRKAAGITRTYKMVDTCAAEFEAKTPYFYSTFDTENESIPSDRKKVIVLGSGPNRIGQGIEFDYCCTHGLQAIQEAGYEAIMVNCNPETVSTDFDMADKLYFEPVYWEHLWEIIELEKPEGVIVQLGGQTALKLAKRLTEKGIRIIGTSFDNMDIAEDRGRFSDLLKDLGIPYPKYGTAYNTDDAIDVAKEVGYPVLVRPSYVLGGQRMRIVINEEELEQSVLSLLKHLPGNKILIDHFLDRCQEAEIDAIFDGENFHVMGVMEHIEPAGIHSGDSNAVLPAFNLSGMVVTTMEYYAEKIARALDIRGLINIQFAIKDGNVFVIEANPRASRTTPFIAKAYQVPYLNIATKVMLGVNKLTDFTINKNLTGYAIKEPVFSFNKFPGVNKELGPEMKSTGEAIRFIKDLRDPYFRTLYKERSMHLSK
- a CDS encoding ComEC/Rec2 family competence protein, yielding MKNQTWKAAPFLRLLPFLAAGAFAGTYFPLMPWMLMTICLPCWLLPAVLPLRARFAVRHVQGAGVSGMIFCVGMMMPAVTDIRRSPQWVGHLGGDSLNMVLVLTEDPQPRSRSWKAECRIESVGKAGEMRSAKGNIIVYFASDPGIAAGKRIFARARAEPIRNAGNPGAYDYTAYCERKGLFHRAFLSDAQWQRLPGNGFSVMEQWLHNAHAYTLRTLQRHIPGKERAGIAEALLVGYRAHLDAEVVRDYTNTGVVHIIAISGLHLGLIYLGGVQLLRWLPNRRWPNVLRALLLVGVLWFFSLLTGASASVLRSAVMFTAIAAGSFLISRHVSSHNNLAAAAFLLLAANPRFLGDAGFQLSFFAVAGIQICYRPLYCCWAPPWSWLDKIWQLAAVSLAAQAFTLPVCLYYFRQFPVYFLPANLVAVPWSTLLLYGELLLMAVSWWDAGAEWVGWALGWGIEGMNIVIAWLGDLPGAVWSHIRITLAETCVLYGVIVAAVAAGLLKSRRWFLGMGVLMAAWSAMHAFEKIKSSAQRRFVILNVPKATVVGYVEGRDSFWYGDSTVPSVNALQGAEWYWNLRSFSLTPPRRLMCLGGKRLLILDSKLPAKPPPVKIKIDYILLSHKANVNISRLEEYFTYELLIFDASLPPFRLQEWKNACNELTLRNFSVPDEGALVVNL
- the purH gene encoding bifunctional phosphoribosylaminoimidazolecarboxamide formyltransferase/IMP cyclohydrolase, with protein sequence MQKQIKSALISVFYKDNLESIVKALGQQGVTIYSTGGTQKFIEDLGVKCVAVEDLTAYPSILGGRVKTLHPKVFGGILARRENPQDLEQLAQYEIPEIDLVIVDLYPFEETVKSTTEEQSIIEKIDIGGVSLIRAAGKNYKDVVIVASKDQYGALEQVLVEGKGATTLDQRRGFAAKAFEVCAHYDVAIASWWMRNEEQKDYFQLSAPLGQVCRYGENPHQKGVFYGNLNDLLEKLHGKELSYNNLVDVDAAVQLIAEFTETTFAVIKHTNVCGIASRATLSEAWEAALAGDKESAFGGVLACNKVVDAATAQSINEIFFEILIAPGFEPAALEILQAKKNRILLLQKQPLKTPSMFKNVLGGVLVQDNDAGSYKEWNDTGAQPATDAQRADLEFANIVCKHLKSNAIALVKDRQLVGKGCGQTSRIDALRHAIEKAKQFNFSLQGAAMASDAFFPFDDCVRIAHAEGINAVIQPGGSIRDADSINFAKENGMVMIVTGMRHFRH